From the Papaver somniferum cultivar HN1 chromosome 2, ASM357369v1, whole genome shotgun sequence genome, the window ttgggaacgtaacaagtcattgtcgtctctcccttactccgcagatagcactccctcagtgcacgagataattccccgatagttgcgatacagaacggctgtgagtattggtggaagagccttcacgactagcaagcacatcatagtagaaggaatcacctgacttgtataacggcagcataagaccagcttcgaacgctccaaccgtagtcaacaaatgaaattcatcgaactcataccttgagataagctcataagtaatatcatcctcaggggcatagaaacgaacctcgaaggctgaagctcatgcttttccttgaatatttcgagatcaatatgcttgaacgttacttttttcttgctgaccgaaacgctgcgtatcaatggggcagcctcatcctcctcgggggaccggatgaaccaatgaaagcctcggaagcctttctcttcaaagaaggattttttgaagactcagccctcggaacaccacctttggtattcttccctttaaaagaactTATAGGAGGGGCGGCAGATGACGCTCGGGCTCtacagaacgtagaggaggaacatcaaaagcgacaaCACGAGTCGGTGGctgcgtactcctaacatcatcacacaggacgagacaccgcgcgatcgACAACTCTTCGAGACCCGAAGGATTTGTCGAAGgaacctcttccctagaagatgaggccttcgccccagaagaaactcgatttctacgaacatcatcttgagactctctacgcggaggagatctcgatagaccagaaccaggagtctgataaggaagccgcggacggtcagacatggctgcgaaaagattaatcataaacaagtcaaaacaaacacaaggacatcATAAGATCAAAAAATCCACATAAATAgcaatccacacacgataacgcagaaaccctaaaattagcatacatgctcGAAACTCCCTAAATCACTACCCTGAAAGGCTCAagcaaaacaatggcctccttgatttaagacgaagaacaggggcaaactagcatgcaagcattaaaagaagttcttcatcacaaacaagggacaacagtagcagaaaatttacaaatcaacatagcgtaaaacagtggaaacaaagaaaagaaaaaacttaccagcaaaaacagcagcagaaagaacaaatcagaaataaagaggaggcaagtgtgattaatgctaaggcggagagaatttaaggactaaagaatgaagactgacagagaatttaaatgaagactgacagagaatttaagggctgaagaacaaggaatgaagagcaaggaatgaagacggagagaatgaaattaattttctctcttccttaatatactcgaaagaaagaggaggaagttaagagaggaatggtaaacgtgcccattaaatgagcaattaatgcacgaataaagaaacatgcccaagtatctaggagaagttattaggagagaggaagaatatgtaacgactattttcttcaatgctcccgctaaacactcaagcccgaagaaaaggggaaaattgtgtgcacatatttcatcgtcaaacacgtgtatataggaacatacgtggagagcatgcggacaaagtcatcaaagcatgatgacatgtgcccacaaccaagatgcccatcccgccgacgttggatcgttgcccgaacaaatctaagggcagaagttaaaggatgttccggtaacacgctgtactgcggagcaccaaataactcccaaagagttactttatctcatccacaaaagaagccaagatcaacgatggagagaagatgtactgacataGACGCAATAGAGGCAgagaacacttgcctgacacgagcaggcgcctcaactacccgcattaaacactctgagcagcatacgtgtcgatcaacccgtggaacgaacgaggatgaatCTGCGTGATGAAGTCACGAACAaagacccctgcgtgatggacgcaaaacacaagaagataaggttccaacggccttcagagatgggtcccacactctaacccaataaataccccctctccaccaagagtaagggaATCGGAAAAActggggaaggagagagagaaaagattgtaagtgtaagttagtcctttacaatagatagacctatgtaaactaaaaattcactcgactatctttgtaaccatcaagtacatagtgaaacaacaaccccgtggatgtaggccttagtgctgaaccacgtaaatcccggtctcatttacacttcagcactttatttttgtctaacgcttcatgagttttacttttatgcttcgttttctttatctccccttgcgtaaacgccactcgcagtattcttagatgaggctatgataaacccgaagattttgagccaaggaatcaatgccattgtattaacagcacgagttggtacctagagtttgaatattgtttgtgaacaaatagatgcctacgtgatttacgtgttcacggtaaaaatattttttcaatTTAGGATCGTCGTACTTAATAAATTTTTGTCAAAATTAACTAATAATGAAAAAGATATCAAAAGATGGGTAAGGTACACCTACACACCACATACCTTCTGAAACACTGAAGATAAATCCAAACATTAATAGTGTGTTTGGCGTGCCATTTAATAAGTTGATAAAGGTATTTGTGAATATCCATTCAATTTCCACATCAGAATTCCTCAAAGACACTATCCGATGGTCTTTAGCAAATTTAGGGAATTCCTCCTCGAAGTCTACATGTAAAGCTCTTTCGCAGGATCGATGTGCCGCAAATCCTCAAGAACATTAGCAATGGCTTCGTCTGTGGCATATGGATATCCTTCAAATATATAAGAAAATTTATCTGGAAATGCCTTCATCATATTTTGCCTCTGAAATCCTTTTTAGTTAGATTCAATATTGTGTCTGATGATTTTTGTCCCCTTTATGGTAACATGACATAAActtttaagcatttttttttcACTGCCCTTTTGCAAGGGCATTTTGGTTTGCTATATTCCCCCAAGTCTTTAGCATTGTCTTTTCACACTCTTACAGATCGGATATTTAGTTGGTTTAAGACTAAACAAAATACATGCATGCTAGAATCTCAAAAACAATCTATTGTTATTCTTTGGCAGATCTGGAGAGCAAGGTGTAAAGCAAATTTCGAGAATCTGAAACAAAACCCAAATGATTATTCCCCGGCCGTGTTCAAGTTCATCTGCATAATCTTAATCAAACATAGAATTTATATAAAAGTTCAAGTAAGCCTTTTAATTCTATTGCTAGTGCTACTATGACGCATAATCTTACACTTTCCTTTGTTTCTTGATGACTTCTTTGGGGAAAATTCCTTTATTTTTGCAGGTTGTGGAATCATCTATATTGGACCCAATGGCTTCTTCGCAATAGCCAAATACTGGACCACAACTGCTAACTCAGCAATAGAAGCTGAAGCTAAAGTTTTATTATCTGCTATTGAATGACTAAGCAACTTCAGTTGGAACATATCATCTTCATCTCAGATAACCTGTCCCTTTCTCAAGCTGTTAAACACTTATACTataaactagaaaaaaaaaacttttgtaaaTGGCTGTAAAATCGGCTTTCAACGGTTCGTAAATGTTTTTGAAAGTATGTAAGTAGGAAGTTTAACGGAGCACCTGACTCTTTATCAGACCGGTGCCAACACCTTAAAGACAAGCATTGGAATCTTTCTTTGATTAATTTTAAGATTATTTAAGTCTTTCTCTTTTTAAGTAGAGTAGTTGATAGTTAGCATTGCCATTGAGCAAACAGAAATGCGTCTATATAGGGACGGAGCCAAGAATTGTGAGATGGGGTTGCAAAATTTTGCTACGGGTGCTAAAAATATTTTAGGGAGTGAAAAAAAGCAAATAAAAAAAGCTTATCCATGTAAAAATGTTTCTAATTGAGCCTAAAATAAGCTTTGGAACCAGCTGGGTAGAGGGTTCAAATGCACATCCTTACACTGGACTGGTTCCGCCCCTGTGCCTGTAAATGAGAGACTGAATGCCACCAAAATTACATGGCTGCTAATTAACAGGAAAAACAATTTACTTGGGTTAATACTATTCCAAGGGACAAAGGATGTTTTGTTTTATATGAAAATTAATACACCCCTAAATAAATTAGTATCCTCATTAGTAATCTTGAAAAATTGTTTGTCCCCAAAGATGATTGAAAGTGTCTTAAGGTTAAGATTCTTGACCAAGCAGAAATGTGTCTATAAATGAAAGATTGGATGCCACCAGAACTGCATATGGTTGCAATCAGGGGAAGGTTTGAGGATGGCTCCAAAAAAATAAGCAATTTTTGTGTTATTGGAGTTCGTTACGCCCCTAAATAAATGGGTATGACTTATCAAGTAAGAGATACCCCACATGGCATGGCAGAACGATTTTTATTCCATACCTTATAGGAATTGGTCTTATGAAGAGTTTAAGATTCGGCAGGAGGTCCAACCAAATCCCACCACAACATCCAATAAAGAAGGGTCGTGACTCATGTTtctaagaagaagatgaacaatcaGATTAAATGGTTGGATTTTAATTCCGGATTtaccatcatctctcccttatacataaaaTTATTTAggatatttttattgtttatcgttcttttcttcacgatttacttgtaattgatatccttatatgtattagggttttgattgttttatattttgatgtttttgtcatTCTTGTAAGCAAACATGTAATCacgattttgatttgaatgaattgaaatatgttgattgtgcaaaaaaaaaaaaaaagaagaagaagaagatgatgaacaaAATAGTTTTTCACTCTAGGGTCGTTGTACCTTATAAACATTTTTGTCAAAATCCACaatgaacaataaaaaaaaaatcaaaagaccgGTGACGTCCACCCGCACACCACATACCTGTGACAATACCCAAGATAAATCCAAACACTAATGACGTGTTTGGGATACCACTTAAGAAGTTGCTTGTTGGAAGTAAAAATGTCAGATGTTAGTTTAAACACACGAAAGCGAAAAAAACAACTATGTtatgaaacaaatttttttttgcttctaatTCAGATTGACTTTTActtttggtgtccaaacatctttTAAAGCTTGTTTGGATACCACTTATAAAATTAATTTCCGATTTTTATAAAACAAATATGTCATATTTTCAGTTTTCAGAAGCAAAAATAAGAGAAAGTTGTCTAGGCATGTaatttgaaaattacttttaGAATCGAAAAAAACCTTTTTTATGAAGCAAGTTGTTTTTGCTCTTAAATTCTGACTTACCGAAAAGAAGCACTCGTAGAATCCAAAACGCTCCTTAAAAGAAATTTTCACCCGATAaaagtgaaaagaaaaaaaagtacaaacaaaaacataaaagCTTAATTCCAGGTGTCACCTGAAGAATGTCTGCACATtttttattacaaaaataaaataaaaaaagaatctCTTCCTAAAATCAAACAAATCCAATCCAAAGAAAAAGACCTTAACTCGTCCTCAACAAGCAAAGACCCCCTCCCCCCAATACGACCCTTCGTGGCCCCTTCCACCTTCACATGCTAACTCGTGCCCTAAAAAAAACCCAAACCGCGTTATCTTCCTCGCTTACACCGACACGCCTCCTCTTTTCCCATCTTCCCATGAATCATCTAAACCGCGTTCCCATTTACCAAAATCCTCATATATATACTCTCAAGACTCCATTTCTCATTTCACACTTCATAAATTCATCCTTCTGCACACAACAAAGAAAATTAGTAAAGACAATTCCATCAATTGAATCAAAAATTTACAGTACCCAGATCCTcaaaaagtcataaaacaacAGCAAAACAGAGTAAAAAGTCACCTAACTAGTCCCACTTTGAAAAAAAAAGTCTACTACTTGATGATAATTCCAACACCTCCTGATATATTTGCCGAGGATTGTTCATTCATTTACAGTTTACTTGAAGAAACCATGAAAGaacccacctccaccaccaccaccaccaccaccgccaccaagaggagaagacaagaagaagaagagggaaaCAATATGAAGAAGAGGACTACTACTACTGCTGCTGCAGCTCcaaagaagaaacagaaaaaagagGCACTAAAAGAATTAGTTACAAGTTTTTTATTATTAGAACAAGAAGAACAACAAGAAAAGTTATTAGAATCATCAGATGAAATccaacaacttattgagacaaatCATAGACAGAAAAAACAAACCATGATTGATTATTACAATGATTTACAGGATGATTACACTGATTTAGAACAGCAATCTGATCAATTTTACATACAACAGTCAAGATTATCCACTGCTAATAAAATAGCAGCTGCTTCTGCTATTAGTACTGCTGCTGCTAATAAAGGGTTATCTGCAAAAGAAGGTAAAGTTCAAAGTGGGGGGAATCAGAGGAGATTATGGGTTAAAGATAGATCAACAGCTTGGTGGGATCAATGTAGTCATCCGGATTACCCAGAGGCGGATTTCCGTAAAGAGTTTCGGATGTCGAAAGagacttttaatttgatttgtgATGAATTGAGTAAAGATGTGGTGAAAGTTGATACAATGCTTAGACAGGCGATACCTGTTCGACAAAGGGTCGCTGTGTGTATATGGAGATTGGCTACCGGTGCGCCGCTCAGGCACGTTTCGGAACGGTTTGGGTTGGGGATATCGACTTGTCATAAGCTTGTTCTCGAGGTGTGTTTGGCGATTAAGACTGTGTTGATGCCTAAGTTCTTACAGTGGCCTGATGAGGAGAAATTGAAGAACATTGAGAAGGAATTTGAGTCGGTTTCGAGGATACCGAATGTGGTTGGATCAATGTATACGACGCATATACCGATTATTGCGCCGAAGATTAGTGTTTCGGCTTATTTCAATAAGAGGCATACTGAGAGGAATCAGAAGACTTCGTATTCGATTACGGTGCAAGGGGTTGTTGATCCGAAAGGGGTGTTTACCGATGTTTGTATTGGTTGGCCTGGTTCGATGCCCGATGACCAAGTGTTGGAGAAATCGGCTTTGTACCAGAGAGCTAATGGTGGTCAATTGAAAGGTTCTTGGATTGTTGGAAGCAGTGGGTATCCGTTAATGGATTGGGTGTTGGTTCCTTACACTCAACATAATCTTACATGGACTCAACACGCTTTTAATGAGAAGATCGGCGACATTCAACGTGTTGGTGAAAGTGCTTTTGCTAGGTTGAAAGGTAGATGGGGTTGTTTGCAGAAGAGAACAGAAATGAAGCTTCAAGATTTGCCTGTTGTTCTCGGAGCTTGTTGTGTTCTGCATAATATCTGCGAGATGAGGAATGAAGAAATGGATCCTGATGTGAAGTTTGAGTTGTTCGACGATGAAATGATACCGGAAAATAGTTTGAGATCTATGAGTTCGATAAAAACTAGAGACAACATTGCTCATAATTTGTTGCATCATGGTCTTGCAGGCACTAGTTTCTTGTAGTTTTAGATTTAGTTGCTTGCTGCAAGTCTTTTTTTGTTTCGAAATTAGGATAGGCCACTCCAAGAACCAAAATGGggattgttttgttttatgtttttgtataagTTTGATCTTTTGCTCTATACATTGACTCTAAAATCCAGTTTGTTCCATATGTACCTGAAAGTACTAATTATATGAACAGATGATCATCATTTTTTCAACTCTAGTGTTCTTTAAATGTTGTCTTCCAAATTGGTGTTCGTCCTGCAATTACCTTTAGAAGAATTGAATTCATGTCTGCCTTATATTTGTTCCTGTAAAGAATTTGATGTTAATAAGTTTCACTGGTAACATCACCCAATAACTTTACCATTGCACTGCAGTGATATCGGGTTGTTCCTGTTTTGCTTGTAAGGCTAATTTTTGTTCTCTTCTGTTTGGCTTACCTTCATTGACAATTTCACCGTCTGTTGTGGATCAGAGATTTTCTGAGGTCAGTTTCAAAGAAAGCATGGGAAATGCTTAAGAAGAATATTAAATCTgaatgaattagtaataattggGACTTAATCCATGGAGCCTAAAGAATGTCGGCCTATATTTGGGTGATTCTAAACAAACCCAGAAATCAGACCACACAAAAACCGAATTTCGACGTGAAAAAAGCTGAGTTCGACGTCAGAGATTACAACACCAAACAATCTATCTGATTTGAAATGGCTCTGATGGTAGATACTTCACCGCCGATTAGTGTTCATCCCTTTGTTCGCCAGGAGATTCCTGACTGAGTGCTGGGGGCAGTTTAGAAGGGAATTGTGCGAACTGAATGTTCAAGGTTTGAGCCTCTGGGTTCTTGATATCAAACCTATAACCTGCACAAACACACAACTCTTATTACCATTGATTCTAAATTTATTATAGAAAAAGTAAATTATTAGCAACACAATACAAGTGACAGGAATAGAATCCGTCAGATGCAGCATAAACATTCATATTGATGAACATTTAAATGGTGGGTCTCTTTGGGTGCTGCACAAGCAGTGTAGTACAGTCAACAAATTGAAGTTTCAGTGACCACATAATCATGACGAGCTTGGAGAGTACATCAACCATAATATCAGTGTCTCAAATGTATGAAACAGAAGGGTTTCAGTGCACATTAAAGTTAGCTAATCTGCAAAATTCTTGAACAATGTGTTCGTACTATACAAACCTTGAAGAGCGTCCATAGCAGTCAAAGCACATTTTGCATCACTAAAACTCAACAAAACACAGGACCATAGCCTTATCTCCAGACTGCAGTTCAACAGGTTCACAGGTATGAGAATAAAGTTAGGAGAAAGAGAGCTAAAGAACAGAAAAACATGTGAACAACTTACTCAAAACGTTTATCACTAGCATATGATAGATAACAAGTAAAACTTCGAGGTCACCTTTGAAGGAAAGGCTTATAAACAAATAGACTGCGACATACTGGTTTCTGAACAGTTTATTGCTTTGTGGGTTTAGAAAAATTACCTAAGAATGTGCAGTTTAATGCCTCGGAGAACTACCTTTCATGATTGATTCCACAAAAATGTGATTTCCAGTAATCTTTATATTTAAAGACACTGGGTTTCCAAGAACACGAGTTCCCTACTAATTTCTAGTGTAATGCATGCCTTATATAAAGAAATGGCATGGATATATTGTGTTCAGCTCCTACAGTAAGAAAATATTACGACATCCATACACCCATTTGATAACTTAACTGATGTTTTGCTTATTCGAACCGAATTTTATGATATATGATTACCACATAAAGACACAGAAACAATGCAGGCGAGAAGAAGAATACCTAATGAAAAAGAGAGACATAATAGAATCAAAAGATGGTCacagccaaaaaaaaaacaacaaaataaaccaaaGAAGAAAACAAGACCCATATAAAACTAAAGTAATCAAGGTCCGGCCATTCTAATCTATCCGAGAAAGGAGGCACAGAGTCATATTCTTCCATTGCTGACCGAGCACCTTTCTTTGCAAGCTTATCGACTGAAAAATTCACCCCAGGAAAATTATGTACATAGCTTAGCTTATCAAAATTTCTAGAGACAATTTACCATTATAGAGGAAATTAACCATCTAGCCATGACAAACCAAGGAACATTACCAGTTTGATAAAGCTATAATCACCGCTAATCTGAATTTACTTGAAGAAGCTTATTGCCTTACTCACATCCCACTCCACTGCCATAATAACTGCAAAGACCTCCGCAACTTAGTCGCAGATCCTAATCCCCTGCAACTGCCTTTAAGACCCCACCCACATGGTTTATAGCTAAAAACCAAAAACCAGCAGCTCCTGGGAATATCAGGTAATGACCACCTGCAATTTGCTAACCTTCCTTTGTCCAAGACCAAAAAGAGAAAGGATTTGAAGATCATCACAAGTATTCCACATTGTACCATTAAATCTTTAATTACAATCCTGAACTAACTGCCTACCATATTCTCATCTAACCTTCCTACAATCAGGTTGAATTTGCTCAAAGAACACTTTATTCCTTCAAAAACCACAACTCCATCATAGCACCAGTTTCAGCCACCATCCAAATTTCTTTTACCACTGGACTTTTTTGCTTAACTAAACTGCTAAGTTTGCTAAAAGAAACAGGAATAGAAAGTTGAAAAACAGCTCCCAGCCAGCTCCATATTTGCAACCCTGTATTTCAATTCCACAAAATATGCTTCTAAACAACAAGCACTTTGAAGTCAGCTGAATGCCTCTAGACTGCAGTTTGCTGTCAGTTACACAAACATCTCTCATACTATCCGTTTTCCAGTTTCTCTTTTACTTACTCATAACCCGAAACACAAATCTACAACTAAAGACTGATGAAGTAATGAACTAATACAAAAAACTACATGATTCCAGCTTGCAGAAAGGGAAAATGTTCATTGGTGCAGCACATGAGAAGCACAACTAAGCAACAGTCTTATGTCACATACATCCATATACCCATTTCTTTCCAATTTCTATACCTATTAATTGCtaatcatcaacaacatcttTTTCAACAAATTCAAGCTTTAAAAGGTGTTAATGGGTTTTAATCTTATGTGTACATTGACTATGTTTATTGCTATTGCAATGCCTTGAGAGTATAAACTCAACTCCACAAAAAATTGATACTTTAGAAAATTAGAGGTATGTATCATGAAACAAAAGCTAAATCCTTAAAATTAAAGCCAACCACCCATAAATTACAGCTTAAAGTAGAATCACACAGATTTTAGGgatttaaaagaaacaaaaacaaaagggtAACTAAGGTAAAATAGAAGTAATACCTCTTTCTGGAGGAGCACCATTAGGAAATCTCCAGTAAGGATCTGCCATCACTAATCAAAAATTTCCTCAAACATTTCCCCCCACAGCTAACGTTTTTGctggaaaaaaagaaaataaaactccaGATTTTCTACTTATGAAAACCAAACAAGGGCTATGAAAAAAGTCGTGCCAAAAAATTTACTTGCAAGAACTCACTCAGCCAGGCCCGGTAGCAAAAAAATTACTTGCAAGAACTCACTCAGCCAGAACAATATAGAATAAGTGGGACTTGGTAAAAAAGAAGTTCGAAATTAGAGGTATGGAGTCCATGGACTTAACACATATATCGTGAAACAGGAGCTGAATTGTTAAAATTAGAGCCAAACCATGATTGAGAGGTTAACAAAGAATCACGTGTAAATGTATCCTATGACTTGGTAAGAGGTAACTACCAACAATAAACCAATGAAGTTCCATTCTTTCACTGATTGGATAACAATGCATACAAGTAGACAATGACTCTAAGCACTCCAATCTTCGGAGTGAATGAAAGTGGAATAGTGGATTATGACATATGAAATACACTACCTTGTTCATGCATATTGATCTATGACAACAATATTGTATGCAGAAGCAAGCAATGGTAACGGAATTGTAGCTACCCTCTTCTCATTACTCTTTCTACGAATACTCTTCTGATCATATTTGTGATGTAAATAGTGCAATTTTGCAACCAAATTCCACAAAGTAGTTTCCCGGAGTATAAATTAATCCTGCCAAACTGATTACCTCCACTACCAAATGCACCCATATCTTACAGTGAAAATGAGCTAAGACACTAGTACAAAACCAGCAAAGAGCAAACAAGACTAACATCTGCTCTCATACTATCTGTTTTCTAGCTTCACTTTCACTTATTTATAACCCAAAACGCGTATCTCCAATTAAGACTGACTAAGTAATGAACTAAACATGATTCCAGCTCGCAAAAAAGGGAATTGTTCATTACATGAGAAGCCCAATTACGCAACAGTCTTGTGTCCCAGTATACATACTTAAACCCACTTCTTTTCAGTTTCTGTACCTATTGCAAATCGCAAGATAGATAGATGTAAGCCATTCTACTTGCTCTACCCCCAAAAAAAACATCTTTTTCAACAATTCAAGCTTTAAAAGGTGATAATGGGTCAAAATCCTATGTGTAACACTAACAAATCAAGCAGTAATCATGTTATGGAATTACATATGCTGTGTTCGTGCTCATTGACTAGGTGTTTATCGCAATGCCTTGAGTATAAGCTCAACTCCATAAAAATTGATACATACGAAAATTAGAGGTATGcaatactatatatatatatatcatgaagcGAAAGCAGAATAATTGAAATTAAAGCCAACCGCCCATGGATGACTGCTTGAAGAAGAAATCATACTATCTGTTTTTCTAAAGCACCCAAATATATTTGATTTTGCAATTTAACAAAATTTCATACAGATTTAGGGATTTGAaagaaacaatatttttttaGATGAATAAGTAAAATAGAAGTAATACCTCTTTCTGAAGGAACACCATTAGGAAATCTCCTGCAAGTATCTGCTATCACTAGATTTCTTTGTTCGCAACTAGTCCCCACTTAAAGTTTTTGCTGCAAAAGAAGATATGAACTTCAGAGAAGTCTTGCCAAAATTACCTGCAAGTACTCAGCCAGGCCCGGGAGATGAAACAGAGGGTAAAAAGGATGAAACAGGTGTATATCCGCCGACTAAGGGGATAGAACCCTTGACCACGGGATTAAAAGTCAcgcgctctaccactgagctaagTCGGCTCGTTGCTATTATATGTACTACTTAAGTGATGTGATATATcatgttttttttgaagcataaaaaaaaattaaaaaaaaatggtaatttTAGACTCAGAAGGCCACATCATGATTCATAAAAGCTTCTTAGTTCTACTCAGAAGGCCTGAAATTAGCAGACATTTATGGACGTTGCTAATTTTAGACATAAAGACCAGAGACTTGAACAACAGCACCAACATGCCAATCCACTTACCGATTCCCCTCAACTCCATTTAAGAAAATCACAAAATGTGCGTGCATGGCAGTCAAAGCACATTTGCATCACTAAACTCAACAAACACGTGACCATAGCCTTATCTCCGGACTGCAGTTCAATAGGTTCACAGGTATGAGCACGGagtaaaattaaaaagaaattgaGTTCCAAATAGATTAATATTTTAGAAGGGATGATGGATGAAATTAAAGAATTGGGGAAGAAATGGTTCACAAAAAGGGTTCACAGATGATGGATGAAATTGAGTTCCAAATAGATTAATATTTTAGAAAACAAATTGCAGACCTAAGTTCATCCATCATCTTGTTTCATCTCTCAATTCacatcaaaaaaatgaaatttggttATCAATCAGTTCATCCATGATATAACAATCTCTCAGTTCACATCAAAACAATGAAATTTGGTTATCACTCAGTTCATCCATCATAGAGCCATCTCTCTGTTCACATCAAAACACCG encodes:
- the LOC113347751 gene encoding protein ALP1-like, yielding MIIPTPPDIFAEDCSFIYSLLEETMKEPTSTTTTTTTATKRRRQEEEEGNNMKKRTTTTAAAAPKKKQKKEALKELVTSFLLLEQEEQQEKLLESSDEIQQLIETNHRQKKQTMIDYYNDLQDDYTDLEQQSDQFYIQQSRLSTANKIAAASAISTAAANKGLSAKEGKVQSGGNQRRLWVKDRSTAWWDQCSHPDYPEADFRKEFRMSKETFNLICDELSKDVVKVDTMLRQAIPVRQRVAVCIWRLATGAPLRHVSERFGLGISTCHKLVLEVCLAIKTVLMPKFLQWPDEEKLKNIEKEFESVSRIPNVVGSMYTTHIPIIAPKISVSAYFNKRHTERNQKTSYSITVQGVVDPKGVFTDVCIGWPGSMPDDQVLEKSALYQRANGGQLKGSWIVGSSGYPLMDWVLVPYTQHNLTWTQHAFNEKIGDIQRVGESAFARLKGRWGCLQKRTEMKLQDLPVVLGACCVLHNICEMRNEEMDPDVKFELFDDEMIPENSLRSMSSIKTRDNIAHNLLHHGLAGTSFL